Proteins encoded together in one Lathyrus oleraceus cultivar Zhongwan6 chromosome 5, CAAS_Psat_ZW6_1.0, whole genome shotgun sequence window:
- the LOC127084053 gene encoding uncharacterized protein LOC127084053: protein MIPVDNGNITSPRNEIEESNGTQVKEFASLDISTPNEKDLISQSLPSPSPHSNGLKSRLRLMFAQKLEWSSVKKMCLEWIKNPMNMALFAWIVCVAVSGAILFFVMTGMLNNVLKTKSERNTWFEINNQILNALFTLMCLYQHPKRLHHLVILCRWRTNDISTLRMIYCKNGTCKPHEWRHMMVVVILLHVNCFAQYALCCLNLGYTRSQRPAVGVGITISVAIASPAIAGLYIILSPLGKDYDCEMDEESRDQIPKPFEKRYAFASKDQQGEVIELENRPNWSGGILEIWHDISVSFLSLFCIFCVFGWNMERLGFGNMYVHIATFMLLCMAPFWVFVLASGNIDDDNVRIALIATGIILCFCGLLYGGFWRIQMRKRFNLPAYDFCFGKPSVSDCTLWLFCCWCSLAQETRTGNSYDILEDKLCLKEIDTCDQVSISTLDREDVVVSTKSGTSFTLEGGKDGTMTPPTPSSVQKEDH, encoded by the coding sequence ATGATTCCGGTTGATAATGGTAATATTACAAGTCCCCGAAATGAAATTGAAGAATCTAATGGGACTCAAGTGAAGGAGTTTGCTTCTCTAGATATTTCAACCCCTAATGAGAAAGACCTTATTTCACAGTCTCTACCTTCTCCTTCTCCGCATTCCAATGGTCTAAAATCGCGTTTACGTCTGATGTTTGCTCAAAAACTTGAATGGAGTTCAGTCAAGAAAATGTGCTTGGAATGGATCAAGAACCCGATGAACATGGCCCTTTTCGCGTGGATAGTTTGCGTCGCTGTTTCGGGTGCAATTCTGTTCTTTGTCATGACAGGAATGTTGAATAATGTGCTAAAAACTAAGTCGGAGAGGAACACATGGTTTGAGATAAATAACCAGATACTTAATGCACTCTTTACACTTATGTGTTTGTATCAACATCCGAAGAGGCTCCACCATCTTGTTATTTTGTGTAGATGGAGAACAAATGACATTTCTACGCTTCGAATGATTTACTGCAAAAATGGTACTTGTAAGCCACATGAATGGAGACATATGATGGTAGTGGTTATTCTCCTTCATGTTAACTGTTTTGCTCAATATGCACTTTGTTGTCTAAATTTAGGATACACAAGGTCTCAGCGACCTGCGGTTGGAGTTGGAATTACTATATCAGTTGCAATTGCGTCACCGGCCATAGCTGGATTGTACATTATTCTTAGTCCACTAGGGAAGGACTATGATTGTGAGATGGATGAAGAATCACGAGATCAAATTCCGAAACCGTTTGAGAAAAGGTATGCCTTTGCATCTAAGGATCAACAGGGAGAAGTTATAGAATTAGAAAATAGACCGAATTGGAGTGGAGGAATACTTGAGATATGGCATGATATATCTGTATCATTTCTCTCACTTTTCTGCATTTTTTGCGTGTTTGGTTGGAACATGGAGAGACTTGGATTCGGGAACATGTATGTTCATATAGCTACTTTTATGCTGTTATGTATGGCTCCTTTTTGGGTATTTGTATTAGCTTCCGGTAACATTGATGATGATAATGTTAGAATAGCTTTAATAGCTACTGGAATCATCCTTTGTTTTTGTGGCTTACTTTATGGTGGCTTTTGGAGGATTCAAATGAGAAAGAGGTTCAATTTGCCTGCATACGATTTCTGTTTTGGAAAACCATCAGTTTCTGATTGTACACTTTGGTTATTCTGTTGTTGGTGCTCTCTTGCTCAAGAAACTAGGACTGGGAATAGTTATGATATCTTGGAAGACAAGTTATGTTTGAAAGAAATTGATACTTGTGATCAAGTTTCAATTTCAACTTTGGACAGAGAAGATGTAGTAGTATCAACCAAATCTGGTACAAGTTTTACTCTTGAAGGAGGTAAAGATGGAACAATGACTCCACCAACTCCGTCATCAGTACAAAAAGAAGATCATTAG